Genomic window (Deferribacterota bacterium):
ATGATTATAGCAAATGCTTTTAAAATGCCAAAGTGGATGGATACTGGCTTTAGAACAGAATTCTATATAAAAACTGGGATTGTACTTCTCGGGGCAACCCTGCCTTTTACGTTAATTATATATGCTGGACCTGTGGCTTTTATACAAGCAACAATTGTGTCTGTTACAACATTTTTAACTATTTTTTATGTTGGTGTTAAATACTTACATTTAGATAAGAGGTTTTGCTCTGTTCTTGGTGCTGGGGGTTCTGTTTGTGGTGTTTCAGCTTCAATTGCAATGGGAGCTGCTGTAGGCGCAAAAAAAGAACACGTTGCTATTAGTATAACGTGTGTAATAATAGCAGCCATAGTTATGATTTTTGTACTGCCATTCATTGGGAAATTGTTTGATATTAACCCAGGAATTATGGGTGCGTGGATCGGAACTTCGGAATTTGCAGATGCAGCTGGACTTGCTGCTGCTCAACAGTATGGTTTAATGTATGAAAGTGCCCATGGCTTTGGTTCTGAAGTAGCTATTTGGACTTTTACACTTATGAAAGTAATTGGCAGGGATATGTGGATAGGTTTATGGGCTTTTATTATGTCAATAATTGCAGTTACAAGATGGGAAACTTATGGAACTGCACAGAGAGCTGGAGCTATTGAAATATGGTGGAGATTTCCAAAGTTTGTTATAGGTTTTTTTGCGGCTTCAGCAATTATAACAATGTGTGTTGCTGCTGTACCATTGGATGTGTATTTAGATAAGGTACAACCACTACTTATAGCCCCTGTTAAAACCTTAAGGACGTGGTCATTTATATTTACTTTTTTCTGTATAGGCCTAACAACACGCTTTAGAGAATTAACAGCAACGGGTAAAGAGCCTTGGATTGCATTTGGCAGCGGTGTAATAGTTAATGTTATACTGGGATTTTTATTATCTGTTATAATACTCGGTTCATATTGGGCTTCTATAACAGTAACGAAATAATATAGGCAAAAAAAGATGGTTAATAAAAAATATTTATATATAAATAATATTTATATAAATAATAATTATCATTTTATTGACATTTAATATATAGATTGTATACAATTATATATATGATTTATTAGGAGGTAATTATGGGTAAACATGAAACGCCAAAATTGGATGAGTTAAAAAAGGGAAAGTGGCCGAGTTTTGTGAAAGAGTTAGAATTAGCTGCGCAAAAAAGCGAAAGGACAGATGACTTAATTGGTCAGCTTGAAAAATCCTATAACGAAGGTATAACACTGTGGAAACATGGTGGTATGGTTGGTGTAAAGGGATATGGTGGTGGTATTGTTGGAAGGTTTTCTAATGTGCCAGAAGAATTCCCCGGTGTGAAAGAATGCCACACTGCAAGAATATTCTCTACGCCTGGACTATTTTACACAAGTGATATTCTAAAA
Coding sequences:
- a CDS encoding putative sulfate exporter family transporter; the protein is MNEKKDESKEKIGVQRGIQTLWKTEDWWAVWIAFLIIVLAMIFYYSGSTLKPLAVYPSKWSTFDVVIRHFSGSFGNYIMHFLFWIVVFSIAIRFLGFKLKEFIPSFIFVYLFSIIIAVLSKNTFASAYNLEAPLVALILGMIIANAFKMPKWMDTGFRTEFYIKTGIVLLGATLPFTLIIYAGPVAFIQATIVSVTTFLTIFYVGVKYLHLDKRFCSVLGAGGSVCGVSASIAMGAAVGAKKEHVAISITCVIIAAIVMIFVLPFIGKLFDINPGIMGAWIGTSEFADAAGLAAAQQYGLMYESAHGFGSEVAIWTFTLMKVIGRDMWIGLWAFIMSIIAVTRWETYGTAQRAGAIEIWWRFPKFVIGFFAASAIITMCVAAVPLDVYLDKVQPLLIAPVKTLRTWSFIFTFFCIGLTTRFRELTATGKEPWIAFGSGVIVNVILGFLLSVIILGSYWASITVTK